A window of Dehalogenimonas sp. WBC-2 genomic DNA:
TTCCCAGATTTAAAGCATAGCGCCCAATGCCGTAGCAAGTAAAACTGCGGCCATGACAATGGCCAGATTGATGACAATTAATAAAAATATCCATTGACCACTGGTAAGCCTTTTCACGACAGCTTTAAAAAGAGCTTCTTCAGCTTTACTTAGGGCTTCATTTGCAGCCCTGGTTGCAGCTTCAGCCAATTCCTGTGCTCTTTTGGCCGCTAGCTCGGCATGATCATGCGCGGCTCTTGATATTTCATCGGCGGCAACACGGGCTGATTGACCGACGTTTTCAGCACGTTTTATCATGTCCTGTAAAACACCGAGGGAAGCATGAATGGCATCATCACCGGATTTATCAGCCAGGTTCGCAGATGAAATAGAGGCATTGGTTACTTTGTAACCTTCACTGGCTGCAGCTAATGCGGCTTTTCCAGCCTCTTGAACCTTCTGAGCTAAATCACCGGACACTTTAGTAGCAGCTTCAAGCGTATCACGACCAATTCTTTCAGCAGATTCAGTCTTGCGTGCCACTTCTTCAGCCATGTGGTAGGCTTGACTGGCTGCCAATTTGGCATCTCGTCCGGCTTCATCCGCCTTGCGAACTGTTTCATTACTTGGATTTTCCCGCGCATTTTGAGCTGCTTCGGCGGCAAATTTTGTAGCCGCATCAGCCGCATTAGAGGCTTTTACAGACTGAACTATGGAAGCCTCCAGTGATTTTTTAGCTTCAAGCGCAAGGTTTTGAAGTCTCAAAGCATTTTTTTCAGCCTCAATTTTTGCTGACTGCCCCAGACTTTCTGCTCGATTTATCATATCCTGCAATACGCCAAGCGCTGCATGAATAGCATCATCACCGGATTTATCAGCTGATTTTGCAGAAGCATTAGTCGCCTCTATTATTTTATGACTCTCCAACGCAGCAGATAGTGCAGCCTGTCCTGATTCTTCAACCTTGCCAGCGATGGCTTCCGTTACTTTGGTGGATACCTCAACGGCATCACTCCCGATTCTTTCCGCTGTTTCAGATTTGCGAGCTACTTCTTCAGCTATATGATATGCATGGCTGGCAGCAAATTTAGCGGCACGTCCAGACTGGTCGGCATGACGTGCGGTTTCATTACTTAGATTATCTATGGTGTTTTTTGCAGCCACGTTGGCTATACCCGCAGCTGTATCAGCATCCTTAGCTGCCTTTATAGCCCGTCCCATGGAGTCATCAAGAGAGTCTTTAGCTGCTAATGCCAATTCCTGGAGTCTTAAAGCATTCTCTTCAGTTGCCCGTGCCAGTTCTATTGCGGCTTCTCTAGAAGCAAGTGCAACTTCCTCTGCTTTAGCAGAAGCCTCTTCGGCTGCATATCGAGCAGCACGAGCCACTTCTTCTGCACGCCGAGCAGCTTCTTCAGCTCTGGCAGATGCATCATCTGCAACTTTGCTGGCAGATTCAGCTTTATGAGAAGCTTCGGTTGCCGCTTTATCTGCAATTGCTGCCTTTTTTGAGGCTTCTTCAGCTGCCGCTTTGGCGTCAAAAGCCGCTTGTGCCGCAGCACGTGTGGCAGTTTCTGCTGCGTGTTCTCCAGCTTTACGAGCATCCTCTGCTCTCTGTTCAGCTATTAGGGATGACTTGGTGGCAGCATCGGCAGACGACCCGGCACTTTTGGCTGCAATTTCAGCCTTCTTTGCCGCCTCAGCCGCCGCTCTAATATTGGAGTCCATTTCATCCAATATTTGCGGAAGAGGTTTAGTTAAGATCTCAGGTTCAAATTTTTCCATGACTCTCTCCTCCACAGTATCTTAAATACGTAGAAACCTTACTGATTTCTACTCACTGCCTTATGAAGGAGTGACCCGCCTTTACCTCATTTTCACCAACTGGCTCCCACCAAGCGTCCAGTCACTCTCAGCCGTAACTCCACCACCGATTGTCCTATTTAGGACTTAAGTTTATTCTATGTAATCACCATAGTCAATAACCTTGTCGTATAAAAATAAAATACAGCGCCTGCAAATGATCAGTTTTTATAGGCACTATTATTGTTTATTCTGATATTTATGGTGTCTCTTTTATTTGACCACGGACACCTATGGTCACTTCGTTAACCGGAACAAATATACCAGCCGTTGATGCCGCTTCTCTTACCATGTGCGTTAGTCCACCGCAACACGGCACTTCCATGCGCAACACTGTTACGCTTTTTGGTTTTGCTTGCCTGAAAATTTGGGTAAGCTTGGCAAGATGAGCATCGAAGTCATCAAGCTTAGGACAGGCGATAAGCAAAGTTTTACCCTTAAGAAAGTCTCGGTGAAAATTTGGATAAGTAAAGGGAACGCAGTCGGCTGCAAGTAAGATGTCGGAATCTTTTAAAAAAGGGGCGTGTGGCGGCACCAGGGTTAGTTGAACCGGCCAGTGCTCAAGTGCTGACTCCTGAGTCTTCAGATTGGGTTCATATTCAACGCGTTTTTCCTCAGAATTCATTAGACTGTTGAAGGACATCAATTGGCTTGATGGGCAGGTGTGAACAGGTTGTACCGATTGAGTTCCTGCCAAATGTTTCATAGCCGATATCTCATCAAACTCCGGCGCTTCCCGTTCTTCTATTGTTATGGCATTCATTGGGCATTCACCCAGACATGCCCCCAGTCCATCACAATAGGTCTCACTTATTAGCCTAGCTTTGCCATCTATAATTTTGATAGCGCCTTCCGCACACGAAGGCACACAGTCACCGCAACCATTGCACTTCTCTTGGTTAATGCACACTATCTTACGTATCGGCATATTTAGACTCCATCTCCGGTTCCATCTTCAGTGTTTGCCAGCGTTCCTCACCCATGCATTGTCGTACTGAAGCACACCACTCTATACAGGATGGCATTGTTTCCCGATAAACCAGTTCACCGCATTTATGACAGCGCGCCCGAGTTTCATCAGAAAATATCTCTACCCCGGCTTTGCACTTCGGACAACGATGAAGCTCAAGCCTGAGTTTGCGAAAGTCTTGTCCCGGACATTGACCAGTCATATCACCTCACACTAAAGTTATGAGATGATTATATGGCGTAAAAACCAAAAATTGTATGATATATATCAATAATAGGGGGCAAACTAGAGCGGTCCCTCAGCCAGCAGCCGAAGTTTGGTTGCATCCTCAATTATGACCATACCACGGCGTGACGTAATGATCTTGCCTTCTTTAAGCCTGCTGAGAAAACGGACCGTAGTTTCCAGCGTGGTGCCGGACATATCGGCCAGGTCCTGTCGGGTAAACGGCAGTTCCCGGCCTAATTTGGACGCCAGCCGTTGCAACGTCCGCGCCAGCCGCTGCTCTACCCTTTCTCCTGAAAGGTCATGCAAACGGCTCTGGGCTTCTCTCAGACGAGCACTTAACATACCAATCATAGTCATGGCCACACCCGGGTGATGCTGGATAAAACTATGGAAAACCTGCAGACTGACAACCATGACTTCAACATCTTCCACCGCCAGACTGGAAGCCGGATAGGGTTTGTTTTCAAATACCGCAACTTCACCGAAGACTTCACCCGGGCCAAAGAAGGCAACTACTGTCTCCCGTCCCTGTGAACCATGTTTGACCACTTTTACCCTTCCCTGAGTTAAAAGGTAAAAATATTTCGGCGGACCATTTTCCCAGAAAATATACTCACCCGCGGCAAACTGTTTGATCTCACCTGTATTGACCAATTCAGTAAGGTCTGCTACTGACAAAGTTGTAAATAGGTAGCTTTTCTTAAGGGCACGGATTAATGCTGCGCTATCTTTCAATTCTTCCCCTGTTCAGTGCCTAAGAGTAGCTGCAAGTTACGTGGCAAAATGTCGTAATAGGCGGCCAGATGAAAATTACGTAGTTTCCTCTGGGTGACCACAGTAAGGTTTTCAAATGTAATTCCTGACAGAATAGCCTCGGTCTCAGTTTCAGAAAATTCGGCGGCTGTCTCAGTGTTATTGAAGAGAGTCCGGTTCATTGGACAAACCTGCTGACAAATACGGCAACCTATAAGAGAATTATGCCATTTCTGATGCACCCATTCGGGGAAATCGGAGGGTTCTTTGCTTAACAATGACAGGCAGTGGCTAACATCATATCCATCTGGCCGGAGACAACCTGTAGGACAAGCCTCAAGGCAATTACGGCAATCAACACAACTCTGGCTTATCCGGTGTTCTCCCCACACCATCGTGCCGGACGGCATATCGGAAAAAAAAGCTGAAAGACGAAAGAAACTGCCCATACCGTCTATATAACCCATATTATTGTAACCGTTCTCCAACAGACCGGTGTGGCTTGCCAATAGTTTTGTTGGAATATTTGCTTCAGCAAGCCGATAACCTTGAGCGGAAATAATATTGAGGATAGAAGCAATAATACCATTCACAGCATCATCGTGATCCGCGGACAACGGTGGTACTTCAAAAGCATAATGTCGGCCAAGGTGAGTAAACCCAAGTTTGATTGGAGTCACCGGCACCGCCACGACAAAAACCGACCTCGCATCTAAAAGATTCTGTGGCGGTTTAAAGTTAAAATTATGCTGTGAAAGGTGAGGCGAACTCTGCCATACTTTTCTGCTGGTAATTATTTTATATTCGGCTTCAAGTGCGGCTAATCGCTCAACAGGAACGACACAAGCACCATAACCCAGTCTTGCCAACTCAGTGATGACAGTATCGGCGAGCGACATCACGTCTGCCCTTCCAAGATGGCTCTCAAATTACGCGGAATAACATTATAATAGGTGTCCAGATTATACTTGGTGAGTTTTTCCTTGAGTTCAGGGCTTAAATCATCAAAGGGAGTTGCCTCAATTATTGCCATAGTCTCTTGTTCGTTAAACACCTCACTCACCTTTATATCACGAAGCAGTGGTCGGTCCACCGGACAACTTGACTGGCAACGCATACAACCAATAATAGCATTGTGCAAATGGAGACCTAGCCATTCAGGAAAAGTCCCAGGTTCCTCATTGTATAAAGTGATGCATTTTTCCGAACGGGCAATGAATCGTCCACCTTCTGACATAGGAACGAGACATCCCGTAGGACAATTCCCCCGGCAGAAACCACAATCAGCGCACGCATCCATTAGTTGAGAGGGGATCCATAAATCTTCCGGCGCCGTTAGTGTTGAGTAAAAGGCCACTAAACGGTGGAAACTACCCATACCATCAACATAGGTAAGATTGTTTTGACCATATACAGCGAGGCCACATCTTACCGCTGCCAGTTTGTAAGGGATACGGGCATCAATTATACGATGCCCATCTGCCCCTAGACTTCTTCCAAGTGCTTTACGTATTCGGGTTAGGTTATTACTAAACGTATAATATGGCGGGATACCTGCAAAATATATTTTACCTCGATATGAGAAGCTGAGTTGGATAAAGGGCAAAGGCGCGGCAATAATGATGATTGAACGTGCTTCGGGCATATTTTTAGGTGGGTCACCATCAAGGCGCTTCAAATTGCGGTCAAAAAATGATTCGTCAAATTGTCCTTCGATAAATCTGTTCCAAAGTTCTTCTTTGAGTTCAGTAACACGCTTTACATCAAGTATCCCGTAACGGCATCCTATAGTTGAAAGCTCATTGGCAAGCTTCTCATAAACAGTCATCCCGACTCCAGGCACCATCGTTCCACCCAATCTGCATCCATTTTTATCAATCTGTTCTTCTTGAGGTTTTCTCTCATCACCCACATGACATCGTTATCTTTGCTAGCGAACCAATGCTCCATCGCGATTTTACCTTGCTGCGGTAATGCGGCGACCGCAACGCTCCAGCAATATCCCAAGGCCTGACGCAGAGTTTTGAAACTATCCTCTCGCCTGTCTTTAGATGCGATGATGGACTTTGTTATATCTCCCAGTATCTCAAGCAGCTCAACTACTTCATACTCGGTCTTCAAGAGTCTTGGTTCGCACAATGCCGCTACCGCCGCACGCTGTAAGTAGCGGTTTCCGGTAGACCACTCTTTCATCCTGACCAGCAGTCCTGCCATATCGCGGTCGCCAAATGCCTGGAGCGCCATGGCAACCGCTTCCCTGGTTCGCCACCGGGGATCACTGGCGAATACCTTCAAATCTTCCCATGCCGGCAGATTGTCACGGGAAAGGAATCGGCCTTGTCCGTAAACACCGCAAAAAGCAAGGAATTCCTCCGGAGAATTTGCTGGCGCTACATTAGAAGTATATTTGATAAGGTCATTAAACAATGAAGCATTGCCCTCAAGGAAAACCGCCTGGGCTAACTCAAGGTTGCCTCGGGGACCCGGGAGTCTGGACTCCGCCATGAGAAAGGGCTGCCAACTATCAAGCTTTCTTAAGGTGTGTCTGTAGGCTTCAATTTTGTCCGTAGTATTTCCCATAATGACCTGATATTCGTCGAATCTGAGTGTAATAAATTGGTGGGGAAGCGGGGACTTGAACCCCGACGTCTTTCGACACATGATCCTAAGTCATGCCCGTCTGCCAATTCCGGCACTCCCCCGTGTAACGCGTTATTTTAGCATATGCCACTCATGGAGTCATCGGGATGCAAGCACACTATGCCGCATCGCAGCCCATAGATCAAAATCACAAGAAATATATTGTAAAAAATTTCAATTACCAAAGGGCAAACGGAAAATGGAATTGTTTTGACACAAATACCTGTTTTTTGACACCTGGAGTTTTGATTCAAAGCAACAATTCCGGTGGCAGATTTCAGGTGAGATTGAACCCTAGGCTGACGCTGGGTATAAAACACGGCTCCTACGGAGGCTCGCAATAACATATCGGATATGTTTTTTTGCTCTTCCTGACCGGACGGGCTCATGAGTATCCCCTACGAGGTGGATTCTCCGCTTTGGCGTAGAATGACAAAGGGGAACCGGCGAAAACAACCGGTTGTTTTCAGAACGAACAAACAATTCAAATACCCTTCTTAACAACAATATATACACAGAACAGATGATACAGTAACGCAGATGTATTGTCAATGGGGATTTGGAACTTTTGCGGGTTTATTTTTACTTATGAAGACCCTTCGACAGGCTCAGGGCGAACGTATTATTAAGGGAATGCCATCGACAGGCTCCCTATGTACTAACTCCCCGACTCGTCGGGACAGGCGGGACAGCAGGGCGACCCTTCAACTTCGCTCCCGGGTACTAACTCGGGGCAGGCAGGACAAACGCGGTGCGGTTTGACAAACTGAATGATGGTGTACATACTCAATTATGGTTTTTTTATTCGGCACCAAAAATTATGGTGAACATTTAGGATACATGGTTACCATGTGCCCTGCTTGCAAGACAGACCGGATATTCAGCATTGAACAACACAGACAGAAATTAACTATGTACTTTGTACCCACGGTACAATACCACTCCAAACAGTATATGACCTGCCAGGGATGCAATGAAAGCTTTGAGATTGCAGACCAACTCAAGGAAGAAGTGGCAGCACGTCTAATGACTGAAAATGAACTAAAAACTACCATGGAAAACATGGCTATAGAGAGTCTTCCTCTTATACCTATATGCCAAACCTGTAAGCAGCCGGTAGGACCCCGGATGCGGTTTTGCCCTAACTGCGGTAACTCTTTGTTATAACGCTCATGTACCAACAAATTCAAAACAAAGTCCATGGGCTTCTATCGGAGATACCCTCTAATGTGACGATTGTAGCCGCAGCCAAAACCCGTACTGCTGAAGAAATCACGGCCGCCATTAGCGCCGGAATACAAATAATCGGTGAAAACTATGTTCAAGAGGCAGAGGGGGCCATTAACAGTCTCGGTGACAAAGCCCGCTGGCATTTTATCGGGCATCTGCAACTCAACAAAGTGAAAAAGGCAGTTGAGCTTTTTGATCTGATAGAGACGGTCGATAGTCTTGAACTGGCTGAGGCCATCAACCGTCATGCAATGACTGCCGGGATAATAATGCCGATACTTATAGAAGTGAACACCGCCCGCGAAACAACTAAACACGGCGTATTGCCTGAACATCTAAAGAATTTAGCGGAGTCAATTCTTAAGCTTCAGAATGTAAGACTAGAAGGCCTGATGGCCATGGGACCCCACCCCGAGTCTGGTGATCTTCGTTCCTGTTTTGCGGAAACTCACCGTTTATACAATCAACTGAAAACAGATTTCCCGGATGCCAACATCCATTATCTTTCTATGGGAATGAGTGATTCATACCAGACAGCTATTGAAGAAGGAGCGAATCTAGTCCGCCTTGGCACGGCCGTCTTTGGCCTCAGGCCGGCAAAACCAGCGTTTCCAAGCCTTTGACGATATCATTGAGATCATTGAACGGTGTATGAGGCATCTTTTCCCGCTGGTAGTAATCCAGTAAAGACTCAGTTGCGAAGGTATGTGCAGCCAGCTTGGAAGCGGGAATGTCCGAGGGCCCGTTACCTGCATAATATACCTGGTAGCCCTGGCCAATAAACTTTCTGGTGTATGACTCTTTAAATTCACTAAGCAATTCCCGGCCGTGGTGATCATAATAACGGGCGTCCAAACCCGCAGGGGTAAATACGGTTCGCGCGGCGGTAATATCCAGGTGGCCATAGCCGTTATGATCCAGCAGCGTTTTAATATAGAAGTCCAGACCGTTGGAAACCACTGTCATTGTTATGTCATGTAACTGACAGTAACTGACCAGTTTATGCAATCCCGGTCTTAATTGACCTTCGTCCCTGACCAGTTTTTCCAAGACTTGCCGGTCTTTTTTGACCATAGCGAAGGCGCGGTTGTTGAAATCCCCGACCGGGATCTTACCTTCCTGGTAATCTTTGAGTACGGCACGCCAGTCACCTTCAGCGTATTTCTCCAAGATCAAAAAACTAATGTCGCCGACGCTTAAGGTGCCGTCGAAATCACATTGCAGTAACTTCCGGCTGTTCAAACTGTGGGTACACCGTTTCTTTCAACGACATCAACAGCTTCGGCAGCGCCGGATACCGGTTGCTCTTTTTTATAAAGCTTATCTTGAGACTCCACCCGGTCAATAAAAAGGACTCCGTTTAAGTGATCTATCTCATGTTCCAGCGCTTGTCCCAGCAATTCTTTGCCTTTAACTCTGAATGGTTTGCCACGACTGTCAAGACCTTTCACAATCACGGAAATAGACCGCTTCACCTCTCCTGCCAGTCCGGGAACGCTAAGACACGCTTCTTCAACGCAACGTTCCCCTACCCGTTTGACTATCTCCGGATTGATAATAGCAAACGGTTCTTCTTCAGGCATACCGATGACAATACACCTTAGAGACACCCCTACCTGCGGGGCAGCCAAGCCACAACCATTATTGGCAAACATTGTTTCCATCATGTCATCAATAAGCACCTTAACGCTCTTATCAATCACGGGTACCTTTTTTGCCTTTTGCCGCAGTACAATGTCAGGATGTTTATTAACAGGTCTGATAGCCATGAAATAGTCGTCCTTAGAACAATTTACGTTCGTATTATACCTGTTTTCCGATTTTCGGACAATGCGGGTTGCGGTTACAGGTAGTCTGTGATAACATCTTTAGGCTTCAAAACGGGGTGTAGCGCAGCCTGGTAGCGCACCTGAATGGGGTTCAGGTGGTCGACGGTTCAAATCCGTCCACCCCGACCACTACTATCGATTAAGGAATCTTAGTAAACACAGCGGTTGCTGCTTTATTAGAATTCATGTCAATAATCACTGAAAGATTAATCCCCGATGCGTCACCTTCCCAGTGTTCAAACTTGTAACCCTCTTTTGGGGTTGCAGTAACTGTTACTTTACTCCCTGTATCGTACGATGTCGTTCCGGGTATTGTTACAGTTCCCCCGTCACTGGGGCTGACACTCACTGTCAGAGCAAAGGTTTTAATAAATACTGGTGTGATATTTTTATTTGAATTCATATTTAGCGATATCGTCGAATTGGTGCCAGTCACATCTCCACTCCATCGGTCAAAACGGTAGCCCTCTGTCGGAACGGCAGTAATATTAATTTGAACCGCTGGGGAATACAGACCATCTATACCTGGTGTTTGGCTAATATTGACTGAGCCACCTATGACATTAACACTTGTTCCTGTAGAGACCTGACCTCCAACACTGAGCGAATAATGTGGCTCAAATACGATAGAAATATGTTTATCGCTATTGATAGTGATCTGTGTAGGATTAATTGTATCTTGTCCCGTGCCAGACCAGTCCTTCCAACCATATCCTTGAGAAGGTATCGCTGAAATAGTCACCTTTGTACCATAGGCATATTTGCCATCATCTCCGGGAGCTGGATTGACCAAAACTGTCCCCTGCGGGAAGTCGATACTTGAGTCAATCACCAATTGTGTATTTATGTAAATGAATGATCGAGGTTCAAATACCACGCTAACATTTTGAACTGTGCCATTCATCACGATAGATGAAGGGTTGAATGTATCGTTAACAGTGCCAGCCCAACTAAACCAGTCATATCCTGAATTTGCCCGTGCGGTCAAACTAAGCGACTGGCCTTTGGAATATTTACCATCCGCTCCAGGTGCCGGGTTTATTGTAATTGACCCTTCGTCGAATCTAACAAATGATCCAATAACAAGTTGGTTATTGATAATCAGAGCAACACGTGGTTCGAAAGTCACTCGTATCTGATTTGTCTGCCCAATGGTGATGGAAGATATAATCGAGGTATCTTGCTCGGTACCGGTCCAGCTTATCCAATCATACCCAGGTCCAGGGATAGCCGTAAGGGTAATTATTTTACCTTTAACGTAATCACCGTTGACTGCTGGGGATGAACTAAGCTGAACTGTACCTCCGTTTAAGACAACAGTTGCCGAAGTAACTTTTAGGCCGTTAATGAAAATACCTTCGGTCGGAGTGCGTAAAAAAGCGAAACCAAATAAAGCTAGTACGACGCAAGCTAGTATCCCAAGCAACCATACTTTCCGGTGGAGCAGGTAAAGCCGAAATAGAGTGTAAATAGCACTTAGGCTTACCAGAGCCGTGATACCCAGTAAAATATCACGCAACTGAAAGAATACATAAGATACAAGACCTAGGATCAATGGGACCCAAAAGAAAGTGTATACTTCTTGTAAATATTTTTTCAAGTGGTGATCTCAATAACGCGAAGGTACGTATTCTATCACTAACAGATACTTTTGTGTATCAAAGCTAAAAGGGCTACTTTTTAAATCAAGTGGCAAGCGGCCTCCGCCTTTCCCGATTCAATCACGGGATTCATCAGTAGTCGATTGTTCAAATATCC
This region includes:
- the hcpR gene encoding Hcp transcriptional regulator HcpR (Hcp transcriptional regulator HcpR (Crp/Fnr family)), giving the protein MKDSAALIRALKKSYLFTTLSVADLTELVNTGEIKQFAAGEYIFWENGPPKYFYLLTQGRVKVVKHGSQGRETVVAFFGPGEVFGEVAVFENKPYPASSLAVEDVEVMVVSLQVFHSFIQHHPGVAMTMIGMLSARLREAQSRLHDLSGERVEQRLARTLQRLASKLGRELPFTRQDLADMSGTTLETTVRFLSRLKEGKIITSRRGMVIIEDATKLRLLAEGPL
- a CDS encoding ferredoxin (ferredoxin 3 fused to uncharacterized domain), which codes for MNAITIEEREAPEFDEISAMKHLAGTQSVQPVHTCPSSQLMSFNSLMNSEEKRVEYEPNLKTQESALEHWPVQLTLVPPHAPFLKDSDILLAADCVPFTYPNFHRDFLKGKTLLIACPKLDDFDAHLAKLTQIFRQAKPKSVTVLRMEVPCCGGLTHMVREAASTAGIFVPVNEVTIGVRGQIKETP
- a CDS encoding peptide deformylase; protein product: MAIRPVNKHPDIVLRQKAKKVPVIDKSVKVLIDDMMETMFANNGCGLAAPQVGVSLRCIVIGMPEEEPFAIINPEIVKRVGERCVEEACLSVPGLAGEVKRSISVIVKGLDSRGKPFRVKGKELLGQALEHEIDHLNGVLFIDRVESQDKLYKKEQPVSGAAEAVDVVERNGVPTV
- a CDS encoding 2-hydroxy-3-keto-5-methylthiopentenyl-1-phosphate phosphatase-like protein; amino-acid sequence: MNSRKLLQCDFDGTLSVGDISFLILEKYAEGDWRAVLKDYQEGKIPVGDFNNRAFAMVKKDRQVLEKLVRDEGQLRPGLHKLVSYCQLHDITMTVVSNGLDFYIKTLLDHNGYGHLDITAARTVFTPAGLDARYYDHHGRELLSEFKESYTRKFIGQGYQVYYAGNGPSDIPASKLAAHTFATESLLDYYQREKMPHTPFNDLNDIVKGLETLVLPA
- the queG gene encoding epoxyqueuosine (oQ) reductase QueG, translating into MSLADTVITELARLGYGACVVPVERLAALEAEYKIITSRKVWQSSPHLSQHNFNFKPPQNLLDARSVFVVAVPVTPIKLGFTHLGRHYAFEVPPLSADHDDAVNGIIASILNIISAQGYRLAEANIPTKLLASHTGLLENGYNNMGYIDGMGSFFRLSAFFSDMPSGTMVWGEHRISQSCVDCRNCLEACPTGCLRPDGYDVSHCLSLLSKEPSDFPEWVHQKWHNSLIGCRICQQVCPMNRTLFNNTETAAEFSETETEAILSGITFENLTVVTQRKLRNFHLAAYYDILPRNLQLLLGTEQGKN
- the yggS gene encoding proline synthase YggS (hypothetical protein YggS proline synthase co-transcribed bacterial PROSC), with protein sequence MTIVAAAKTRTAEEITAAISAGIQIIGENYVQEAEGAINSLGDKARWHFIGHLQLNKVKKAVELFDLIETVDSLELAEAINRHAMTAGIIMPILIEVNTARETTKHGVLPEHLKNLAESILKLQNVRLEGLMAMGPHPESGDLRSCFAETHRLYNQLKTDFPDANIHYLSMGMSDSYQTAIEEGANLVRLGTAVFGLRPAKPAFPSL